The Chloroflexota bacterium genome includes the window CATTTTTTTGATGGGCGTCGAAAACTTGGAACGGATTGTCGAATCGTTGCAAGACGATCGAGTCGCCGCGAACACACCTGCCGCGCTCGTGCGGTGGGGAACGACGACGCAACAGGAAACGCGCGTCGGTACGTTGGAGAATATTGTCGAGGTCGCGCGCGGGTTGCAGCCGCCCGCGGTACTCATCGTGGGCAATGTGGTCGCTCTGCGCGAGAAATTGCAGTGGTTTGAAGCGCGTCCATTGTTTGGCAAACGCATTCTCGTGACGCGCGCGCGCGAACAAGCGAGCGAATTTTCGCGGATGCTGCGCGACCTGGGCGCGGAGCCGATCGAGTTTCCGGTCATTCGCATCGCGCCGCTCGACGATTACCACCCACTCGACGACGCATTGACACAGCACTACGACTGGGTTATCTTTACGAGCGTGAACGGCGTCAACGCGGTGTGGCATCGCCTCGCAGCAATCGGTCGCGACGCGCGCGCGTTCGCCGGAACAAAATTGTGCGCGATCGGTCCGGCAACCGCGGAGCAACTGGCATCGCACGGACTGCGCGCCGATTTCGTCCCGCGCGACGCTTCGCGTATCGCCGAGGGCATTGTCGCCGACATCGGCGATGTGAATGGCAAACGCGTCTTGCTCCCACGCGCCGACATCGCGCGCGAAAACCTCGCGCACGATTTACGCGCGCGCGGCGCAATCGTGGACGAAGTGGTTGCGTATCGCACCGTGACGATTGACGCGAACGATCCGTCCGCGCAACACATTCGCGACCTGCTCGCCGCCGGAGAAATCGACGCGATCACTTTCACCAGTTCGTCAACCGTTCGCGGATTCTGTAGCGTCATCAAATCAGAAATCGAAAATCGAAAATTGAAAATTGTATGCATCGGTCCCATCACCGCGCAGACCGCGCGTGACCTGGGTTTGCGCGTGGATGTGACCGCGCGAGAATACATGTTAGAAGGACTGACAAGGGCATTGGTGTCCTGCTGGAAAGAAGGATG containing:
- the cobA gene encoding uroporphyrinogen-III C-methyltransferase gives rise to the protein MNGQVYLIGAGPGDPGLITVKAVECLRRADVVVYDRLVAPVLLDYARADAEKIYVGKASSDHTLPQNEINTLLVQKAREGKIIARLKGGDLFVFGRGGEEALALVDAGIEFEIVPGISSAIAAPAYAGIPVTHRGVATSFTVATGHFENSEFEIRNSETRIFLMGVENLERIVESLQDDRVAANTPAALVRWGTTTQQETRVGTLENIVEVARGLQPPAVLIVGNVVALREKLQWFEARPLFGKRILVTRAREQASEFSRMLRDLGAEPIEFPVIRIAPLDDYHPLDDALTQHYDWVIFTSVNGVNAVWHRLAAIGRDARAFAGTKLCAIGPATAEQLASHGLRADFVPRDASRIAEGIVADIGDVNGKRVLLPRADIARENLAHDLRARGAIVDEVVAYRTVTIDANDPSAQHIRDLLAAGEIDAITFTSSSTVRGFCSVIKSEIENRKLKIVCIGPITAQTARDLGLRVDVTAREYMLEGLTRALVSCWKEGWDADTGSQRER